The proteins below come from a single Methanofollis ethanolicus genomic window:
- a CDS encoding SLC5/6 family protein, whose translation MFILAVVGSVVGLLFMTNAGLYWLEIIDHYINNFLILFIGLCEAIVIGYIYGAPKMCEFVNRFSDRKVGCWWDLCIWVVLPLFLGTAIVLNTIDGIANPYGDGTLSCQPRRLGEWSSSSPFSRSSSRTPSGIAMAWKQRKRPLTDPFVPLFFA comes from the coding sequence ATGTTTATCCTCGCGGTCGTCGGCTCTGTCGTCGGCCTGCTCTTCATGACCAATGCAGGCCTGTACTGGCTTGAAATCATCGACCACTACATCAACAACTTCCTGATCCTCTTCATCGGCCTCTGTGAGGCTATTGTCATCGGCTATATCTACGGCGCCCCGAAAATGTGCGAGTTCGTCAACCGGTTCTCCGACCGGAAGGTCGGGTGCTGGTGGGACCTCTGTATCTGGGTCGTCCTCCCGCTTTTCCTCGGGACCGCCATCGTGCTCAACACTATCGACGGTATCGCCAACCCCTATGGCGACGGCACCCTCTCCTGCCAACCTCGTCGGCTGGGCGAGTGGTCATCGTCCTCCCCGTTCTCTCGCTCCTCGTCTCGTACGCCCTCAGGAATTGCAATGGCGTGGAAGCAGAGAAAAAGGCCTCTGACTGACCCTTTCGTCCCCCTCTTTTTTGCGTGA